The following are encoded together in the Nocardioides okcheonensis genome:
- a CDS encoding MerR family transcriptional regulator codes for MARDVGVFAISVAAEMTSLQVQNLRVYERRGLLDPARTPGGSRLYSPDDIDRLHRIRDLLAAGLNLAGIAAVLALEEENALLRARLERHERR; via the coding sequence ATGGCGCGCGACGTCGGGGTGTTCGCGATCTCGGTGGCGGCCGAGATGACGTCCCTGCAGGTGCAGAACCTGCGCGTCTACGAGCGTCGTGGCCTGCTCGACCCGGCCCGCACCCCGGGCGGCTCGCGGCTCTACAGCCCCGACGACATCGACCGGCTGCACCGGATCCGCGACCTGCTGGCGGCCGGGCTCAACCTGGCCGGCATCGCCGCGGTCCTCGCGCTCGAGGAGGAGAACGCGCTGCTGCGCGCCCGGCTCGAGCGGCACGAGCGGCGCTAG
- a CDS encoding sulfurtransferase: MSRENSLVTAQWVEDNLDTDGIVLVEVDEDTTAYDKGHIRGAIKLDWTTDLQDQVRRDFVNKEQFEALLSERGVSNDDTVVLYGGNNNWFAAYAYWYFKLYGHQDVKLLDGGRKKWELDSRELTDEKTERATTSYTATEQDSSIRAFRDEVVAAIGTQNLVDVRSPDEYAGRLLAPAHLPQEQAQRAGHIPTAASVPWSKAANDDGTFKSDDELKAIYTEAGVDWDKDTIAYCRIGERSSHTWFVLKELLGQDNVKNYDGSWTEYGSLVGVPVALGDEKGEA; encoded by the coding sequence ATGAGCCGCGAGAACTCGCTCGTCACCGCCCAGTGGGTCGAGGACAACCTCGACACCGACGGCATCGTCCTCGTCGAGGTCGACGAGGACACCACCGCCTACGACAAGGGCCACATCCGGGGAGCGATCAAGCTCGACTGGACCACCGACCTCCAGGACCAGGTCCGCCGCGACTTCGTCAACAAGGAGCAGTTCGAGGCGCTGCTGTCCGAGCGGGGCGTGTCCAACGACGACACGGTCGTGCTCTACGGCGGCAACAACAACTGGTTCGCCGCCTACGCGTACTGGTACTTCAAGCTCTACGGCCACCAGGACGTGAAGCTCCTCGACGGAGGCCGCAAGAAGTGGGAGCTCGACTCCCGCGAGCTCACCGACGAGAAGACCGAGCGCGCCACGACGTCGTACACCGCGACCGAGCAGGACTCCTCGATCCGCGCCTTCCGCGACGAGGTCGTCGCCGCGATCGGCACCCAGAACCTCGTCGACGTGCGCAGCCCCGACGAGTACGCCGGTCGCCTCCTCGCCCCGGCCCACCTCCCGCAGGAGCAGGCCCAGCGCGCCGGCCACATCCCGACCGCCGCGAGCGTGCCGTGGAGCAAGGCGGCCAACGACGACGGCACCTTCAAGTCCGACGACGAGCTCAAGGCGATCTACACCGAGGCCGGCGTCGACTGGGACAAGGACACCATCGCCTACTGCCGCATCGGCGAGCGCTCCTCGCACACCTGGTTCGTGCTCAAGGAGCTCCTCGGCCAGGACAACGTGAAGAACTACGACGGCTCGTGGACCGAGTACGGCTCCCTCGTGGGCGTCCCGGTCGCGCTCGGCGACGAGAAGGGCGAGGCCTGA
- a CDS encoding Hsp20/alpha crystallin family protein, with protein MLIRNADPFRELDRLTQQLMGTTNRPVAMPMDAWREGDRFVLEFDLPGVSPESVDLDVERNVLTIRAERVAGNGDWQMLASERPRGAFSRQLVLGDNLDLEHIDASYRDGVLRLVVPVAEKAKPRRIEVRTDAEAPTAIGA; from the coding sequence ATGTTGATCCGCAACGCCGACCCGTTCCGCGAGCTCGACCGCCTCACCCAGCAGCTCATGGGCACCACCAACCGGCCCGTCGCGATGCCGATGGACGCCTGGCGCGAGGGTGACCGGTTCGTCCTCGAGTTCGACCTCCCGGGCGTGAGCCCCGAGTCGGTCGACCTCGACGTCGAGCGCAACGTCCTGACCATCCGGGCCGAGCGCGTCGCCGGCAACGGCGACTGGCAGATGCTCGCCAGCGAGCGCCCGCGCGGAGCCTTCAGCCGCCAGCTCGTGCTGGGCGACAACCTCGACCTCGAGCACATCGACGCGTCCTACCGCGACGGCGTCCTGCGCCTGGTCGTCCCGGTCGCGGAGAAGGCCAAGCCGCGCCGGATCGAGGTCCGCACCGACGCGGAGGCGCCGACCGCGATCGGGGCCTGA
- a CDS encoding DUF1416 domain-containing protein → MCGATEGGLSLDGVNVAKEAVIQGQVLRGGAEPVANAYVRLLDRSGEFTAEVPTSATGHFRFFAGDGEWTLRTLAPKSEPVDTRVVAAVGSVAEVQVLVGA, encoded by the coding sequence ATGTGCGGCGCGACTGAGGGCGGTCTCTCGCTCGACGGGGTCAACGTGGCCAAGGAGGCCGTGATCCAGGGCCAGGTGCTGCGCGGCGGCGCCGAGCCGGTGGCCAACGCCTACGTCCGCCTGCTCGACCGTAGCGGCGAGTTCACCGCCGAGGTCCCGACCTCGGCGACCGGGCACTTCCGCTTCTTCGCCGGCGACGGCGAGTGGACCCTGCGCACGCTCGCCCCCAAGTCCGAGCCGGTCGACACCCGCGTCGTCGCGGCCGTGGGCTCGGTGGCCGAGGTGCAGGTGCTCGTCGGCGCCTGA
- a CDS encoding DUF4395 domain-containing protein: MSSTTAPSAGVTTPPRDAIDPRGPQLAAALTAVVLAAVLLLPAPWSTALLAVQAGLFALGAARGVQHTPHAWLFRTVVRPRLGPPTEWEAPEPPRFAQGVGLAFSLVGLVALLAGATVVGQVAVGFALAAALLNAVFAFCLGCEMYLLIRRFTHRVS; the protein is encoded by the coding sequence ATGTCCAGCACCACTGCCCCGAGCGCCGGCGTCACCACGCCGCCGCGCGACGCGATCGACCCGCGCGGCCCGCAGCTGGCGGCCGCGCTGACCGCGGTCGTCCTGGCCGCCGTCCTGCTGCTCCCGGCCCCGTGGTCGACCGCGCTCCTGGCCGTGCAGGCCGGGCTCTTCGCCCTCGGCGCCGCCCGCGGCGTGCAGCACACCCCGCACGCCTGGCTGTTCCGCACGGTCGTCCGCCCGCGCCTGGGGCCGCCGACGGAGTGGGAGGCGCCCGAGCCGCCCCGCTTCGCGCAGGGCGTCGGGCTGGCCTTCTCGCTGGTCGGGCTGGTCGCCCTGCTCGCCGGCGCGACGGTCGTCGGCCAGGTCGCGGTCGGGTTCGCCCTGGCCGCAGCCCTGCTCAACGCGGTCTTCGCCTTCTGCCTCGGCTGCGAGATGTACCTGCTGATCCGCCGCTTCACCCACCGGGTCTCGTGA
- a CDS encoding carboxypeptidase-like regulatory domain-containing protein, protein MGVTTTVTDSAGNPVEGYVTAYLGQSDGSYFAIDGQYLADGRMNLPLEPGTYKFEFESADGTLATEFYTDKADLASADPVAVTGPTALAPVALAAAPSATGRVVNASGRPVRGGSVSLHAGGSFVSSARIERDGTFKIGAPIAGSYKLQVRPAGYADEWYTDKTTEETADAITLGAAPLALGDIGVVRGGVLTGRLTNTDGTPLERVEVTAYSDDFGAYTDYTDASGVFRIDGAAEGIYKVQFDDPIGQFLGEWFADKPDRATATELVLNGGATVAGIDAALANDPSFAIDPATIDLSGTITDSSGAPAIGVSVSAWNTPLKAGEEQRYDTVLTNRAGQYAFTDLDPASTGSSENEFKIGVSDELPREEGQYDRLTRWYGGAQSYDAAAKAPVPAAGVNVVLPLAGGISGTVSTKSTVSTDGVAVQVVDAKDGLVSAGSFAYAEVDDDGTYALTSLKPGTYKVLFVDGGGSSGPFFGPEWYDNTNYATAKTITVTSGKSATGIDADLEEGMRALRSPEIKGNPFLGGKIRAVPGVWTLDSDTTYDYAWLVDGEVVGQNRTLKVSKKYKGDRITLQVTASNGGVTGIATTTTQKIAKKPKVKISVNGSTATVKVSDKKVKAKKFKGTVVVQKIVRTDEFGAPVYKKVGKAKIVNGQARLTVKKLVKGKNKLVFSIDLKGKKYGDAEIAKTVKVKKKG, encoded by the coding sequence CGATCGACGGCCAGTACCTCGCCGACGGCCGGATGAACCTCCCGCTCGAGCCCGGCACCTACAAGTTCGAGTTCGAGAGCGCCGACGGCACCCTGGCCACGGAGTTCTACACCGACAAGGCCGACCTCGCGTCCGCCGACCCGGTCGCCGTGACCGGCCCGACCGCCCTCGCGCCCGTCGCCCTCGCCGCCGCCCCGAGCGCCACCGGTCGCGTCGTCAACGCGTCCGGTCGCCCCGTGCGCGGCGGCTCGGTGAGCCTGCACGCCGGCGGCAGCTTCGTCTCGTCGGCGCGCATCGAGCGCGACGGCACCTTCAAGATCGGCGCCCCGATCGCCGGCTCCTACAAGCTGCAGGTCCGCCCCGCCGGCTACGCCGACGAGTGGTACACCGACAAGACCACCGAGGAGACCGCCGACGCGATCACCCTCGGCGCGGCCCCGCTCGCCCTCGGCGACATCGGCGTCGTGCGCGGCGGCGTGCTGACCGGCCGCCTCACCAACACCGACGGCACCCCGCTCGAGCGGGTCGAGGTCACCGCGTACTCCGACGACTTCGGCGCCTACACCGACTACACCGACGCCAGCGGCGTGTTCCGCATCGACGGCGCCGCGGAGGGCATCTACAAGGTCCAGTTCGACGACCCGATCGGCCAGTTCCTGGGCGAGTGGTTCGCCGACAAGCCCGACCGTGCCACCGCCACCGAGCTGGTCCTCAACGGCGGCGCGACCGTCGCCGGGATCGACGCGGCCCTCGCCAACGACCCGTCGTTCGCCATCGACCCGGCGACGATCGACCTCAGCGGCACCATCACCGACTCGTCCGGTGCGCCGGCCATCGGCGTGAGCGTGTCCGCCTGGAACACCCCGCTGAAGGCCGGCGAGGAGCAGCGCTACGACACCGTGCTCACCAACCGCGCCGGCCAGTACGCCTTCACCGACCTCGACCCGGCCAGCACCGGCTCCTCGGAGAACGAGTTCAAGATCGGCGTCTCCGACGAGCTCCCGCGCGAGGAGGGCCAGTACGACCGCCTCACCCGCTGGTACGGCGGTGCGCAGTCCTACGACGCCGCCGCGAAGGCGCCGGTCCCGGCCGCGGGCGTCAACGTGGTCCTGCCGCTCGCCGGCGGCATCTCCGGCACCGTCTCCACGAAGTCGACGGTCTCGACCGACGGCGTCGCGGTGCAGGTCGTCGACGCCAAGGACGGCCTCGTCTCCGCCGGCAGCTTCGCCTACGCCGAGGTCGACGACGACGGCACCTACGCCCTCACTTCGCTGAAGCCGGGCACCTACAAGGTGCTCTTCGTCGACGGCGGCGGCTCGTCGGGCCCGTTCTTCGGCCCGGAGTGGTACGACAACACGAACTACGCCACCGCGAAGACCATCACGGTGACCAGCGGCAAGTCCGCGACCGGCATCGACGCCGACCTCGAGGAGGGCATGCGTGCCCTGCGCTCGCCCGAGATCAAGGGCAACCCCTTCCTCGGCGGCAAGATCCGCGCGGTCCCGGGCGTCTGGACGCTCGACAGCGACACGACCTACGACTACGCGTGGCTCGTCGACGGCGAGGTCGTCGGCCAGAACCGCACGCTGAAGGTCTCCAAGAAGTACAAGGGTGACCGGATCACCCTCCAGGTGACCGCGAGCAACGGCGGCGTCACGGGCATCGCGACGACCACCACCCAGAAGATCGCCAAGAAGCCGAAGGTCAAGATCTCGGTCAACGGCTCGACCGCGACCGTCAAGGTCTCGGACAAGAAGGTGAAGGCCAAGAAGTTCAAGGGCACGGTCGTCGTGCAGAAGATCGTGCGCACCGACGAGTTCGGCGCGCCGGTCTACAAGAAGGTCGGCAAGGCCAAGATCGTCAACGGCCAGGCCCGCCTCACGGTGAAGAAGCTCGTCAAGGGCAAGAACAAGCTGGTCTTCTCCATCGACCTCAAGGGCAAGAAGTACGGCGACGCGGAGATCGCGAAGACCGTCAAGGTGAAGAAGAAGGGCTGA
- a CDS encoding TlpA family protein disulfide reductase yields MSTGAWIAVAAVALALGFGLWRAATDGRFTGTRAVRTPSATGAAPAEVAGVEVSAEVSAEVSAEVPAGAELVATVGAALGERATLLQFSSAFCAPCRATRRVLDEVTGLVDGVAHVEVDAEHHLDATRAFGILRTPTTVVLDADGREVTRASGAPTRDQVLTALAQV; encoded by the coding sequence ATGAGCACCGGAGCCTGGATCGCCGTCGCGGCCGTCGCGCTCGCCCTCGGGTTCGGACTGTGGCGGGCGGCGACCGACGGACGCTTCACCGGCACCCGGGCGGTGCGTACGCCGTCCGCGACCGGAGCGGCCCCCGCGGAGGTCGCCGGGGTCGAGGTGTCCGCCGAGGTGTCCGCCGAGGTGTCCGCCGAGGTGCCCGCCGGCGCCGAGCTGGTCGCGACCGTCGGTGCGGCGCTGGGCGAGCGGGCCACCCTGCTCCAGTTCTCCAGCGCGTTCTGCGCGCCGTGCCGCGCGACGCGTCGCGTCCTCGACGAGGTCACCGGTCTGGTCGACGGCGTGGCCCACGTCGAGGTCGACGCCGAGCATCACCTCGACGCGACCCGTGCCTTCGGCATCCTCCGCACGCCCACCACGGTGGTCCTCGACGCCGACGGCCGCGAGGTCACCCGCGCGTCCGGCGCGCCCACCCGCGACCAGGTGCTGACCGCCCTCGCGCAGGTCTGA